The following proteins are encoded in a genomic region of Gouania willdenowi chromosome 6, fGouWil2.1, whole genome shotgun sequence:
- the il17c gene encoding interleukin-17C: MDMLHLKQILSILVLLLHWACAAQPCFSEKELQNKADQKFRSHYPQPHEPPVAPNPGHCPVEWFSQSPRDTSTSNRSLSPWIYESKQMADHFPFTYVQAKCLCDGCIQFNKDGPFQNHIFNSVAVYQSRIFLKREPCKYNSTYRLTPVAENVAVACTCVNPKRVS, translated from the exons ATGGACATGTTGCACCTCAAGCAG ATCCTCTCCATCCTCGTGCTCCTCCTCCACTGGGCATGCGCAGCTCAGCCCTGTTTCTCAGAGAAGGAGCTCCAGAACAAAGCGGATCAGAAGTTCAGAAGTCACTACCCGCAGCCGCACGAGCCACCGGTGGCGCCCAACCCCGGCCATTGCCCCGTGGAATGGTTCTCCCAGTCCCCGAGGGACACCAGCACCAGCAATCGCTCCTTGTCTCCGTGGATTTACGA GAGCAAACAAATGGCCGACCATTTCCCCTTCACCTACGTGCAGGCCAAATGTTTGTGCGACGGCTGCATCCAGTTCAACAAAGACGGACCGTTCCAGAACCATATCTTTAACTCTGTCGCTGTCTATCAGAGCCGCATCTTTCTGAAGCGGGAGCCCTGCAAATACAATTCGACCTACCGACTGACCCCTGTCGCGGAGAACGTGGCCGTGGCCTGCACCTGCGTCAACCCTAAGAGGGTGTCTTAA